The following are encoded in a window of Scophthalmus maximus strain ysfricsl-2021 chromosome 2, ASM2237912v1, whole genome shotgun sequence genomic DNA:
- the LOC118301254 gene encoding dynactin subunit 1 isoform X7 encodes MALNRRHSYTPRLTSALISKMSSGGMVESSKPPKIGSTVEVTGKGQRGTVAYIGATLFASGKWVGVILDEPKGKNDGTVQGKRYFTCEENHGIFVRQSQIQVVEEGSSATSPDTPESGTAKMLKLKDIAETPKTSKQTPMNVKKSSTRRSAKASRESLSSSLSGDVSEVGLSSHQGALGAPVVPQPSGSPAPAAAPVPATPSKVEPAISKQEEDSLRAQVKDLEEKLETLKMKRTEDKAKLKELEKHKIQLEQLQEWKIKMQEQQTDLQKQLKEVKKEAREAQEAKDRYMEEMADTADAIEMATLDKEMAEERAESLQVEVDTLKEKVEELSMDLEILRHEISEKGSDGAASSYHVKQLEEQNGRLKEALVRMRDLSSSEKQEHVKLQKQMEKKNTELETLRTQKEKLQEEVTQAEATVDELKEQVDAALGSEEMVETLTERNLDLEEKVRELRETVTDLESINEMNDELQENGRETEMELREQLDLSGAKVREAEKKVEAAQETVADYQHTISKYRELTTRLQDDNRELISQQNANAEQVQQPPADLFDFKIKFAETKAYAKAIEMELRKMEVAQSNRQVSLLTSFMPDSFLRHGGDHDCILVLLLIPRLICKGELLSKQAQEKFDLNGNVTQGTGLRGPPGEQRSFATGLVYSLSLLQATLHKYEQALNTCSVEVFKRMGTLYSEMNFHERSLDYFIDLLHKDQLDETVQVEPLTKAIKYYQQLYSVHLADHTEDCTVQLADHIKFTQGALDCMGVEVARLRAFLTAGQESSGLAVLLKDLDTSCSDIRQFCKKIRRRMPGTDVVGVPAALNFGPQVSESLTECRRQLTRVVAVLQELAAAGSQMVAPLAEQEGLNALRLEDIACKAVEQVYGSHGLSGPECLRQSCCSVVATMNKMATAMQEGEYDADKPQGMSPPVEMRAATVRAEITDAEGLGVKLEDRETAIKELKKSLKIKGEELSEANIRLSLLEKKLDTSTKDADERVEKIQTKLNENLALLKKKEKEFEETMDALQADIDQLEAEKAELKQRINNQSKMTIEGLRGPPASGIASIVQGSTGGLAPSMAGPLEVVDSPLLRQQVEAQRLGIKHLKNENNRLKAEKIRAQLASLPPLCPPKLPQVSKESSMPPVGLNTGIYRRTDQLLATLLKLSAEFKVVDITGKTAVSASSQLLEQTARLQNLSDALDKLKGEVTEHVVTHQRGAKASSDFATFPVSSFVKAKEEKQGRTVLVGRVSFPCTRGQEQVHRLVLSQQQLQQVHCLLMA; translated from the exons ATGGCTTTGAACAGGCGACATTCTTATACCCCCAGG CTGACCAGCGCACTGATCAGCAAAATGAGCAGCGGAGGAATGGTGGAGAGTAGCAAGCCTCCAAAG ATTGGCTCTACAGTAGAGGTGACAGGGAAGGGTCAGCGTGGCACTGTTGCCTACATCGGCGCCACCCTCTTTGCCTCTGGGAAATGGGTGGGTGTCATACTAGATGAACCTAAAGGCAAGAATGATGGCACCGTGCAGGGGAAACGCTACTTCACCTGTGAGGAAAATCATGGGATATTTGTCAGACAGTCACAG ATTCAGGTGGTGGAAGAGGGCTCCAGTGCCACCTCACCAGATACTCCTGAGAGTGGCACTGCCAAGATGCTTAAACTAAAAG ACATTGCTGAGACTCCGAAAACATCCAAACAG ACACCAATGAATGTTAAGAAG tcTTCTACCCGCCGCTCTGCCAAG GCATCTCGTGAGAGCCTTTCGTCCTCTCTGTCTGGTGATGTCAGTGAGGTCGGTCTGTCCTCCCACCAGGGTGCACTGGGAGCTCCTGTCGTGCCTCAGCCCAGCGGGTCACCTGCGCCAGCCGCAGCCCCAGTCCCGGCTACTCCGAGCAAG GTGGAACCTGCTATTTCCAAACAG GAAGAGGATTCACTGCGAGCTCAGGTCAAagacctggaggagaagctggagacactgaagatgaagaggacagaggacaagGCCAAACTGAAGGAgctggaaaaacacaagatCCAGCTGGAGCAGCTTCAGGAATGGAAGATCAAAATGCAGGAGCAGCAGACTGATCTGCAGAAACAACTTAAAGAAGTCAAGAAG GAAGCCCGTGAGGCACAGGAGGCCAAGGACCGCTACATGGAAGAGATGGCAGACACGGCGGATGCCATCGAGATGGCAACACTGGACAAAGAGATGGCCGAGGAGCGAGCAGAGTCGCTGCAAGTGGAGGTGGACACACTGAAGGAGAAAGTCGAGGAGCTCTCCATGGACCTGGAGATCCTTAGACATGAGATATCAGAGAAAG gcTCAGATGGAGCTGCCTCAAGTTACCATGTGaaacagctggaggagcaaAATGGCAGACTGAAGGAGGCGCTGGTCAG GATGCGTGACCTGTCTTCTTCAGAGAAGCAGGAGCATGTGAAGCTGCAGAagcagatggagaagaagaacactGAGCTGGAGACTCTGAGGACTCAGAAGGAAAAACTGCAGGAAGAAGTCACGCAGGCAGAGGCCACTGTCGATGAACTGAAAGAGCAG GTGGATGCTGCTCTGGGGTCAGAGGAGATGGTTGAGACTCTAACAGAGAGGAACCTTGACTTGGAGGAGAAAGTCCGAGAGCTGAGAGAAACAGTCACTGATTTG GAGTCGATCAACGAGATGAACGACGAGCTCCAGGAGAATGGCAGGGAGACTGAAATGGAGCTGAGAGAGCAGCTGGACCTGAGTGGCGCAAAGgtcagagaggctgaaaaaaagGTGGAGGCTGCCCAGGAGACTGTCGCTGATTACCAGCACACCATCAGCAAATACAGGGAGCTCACTACGAGGCTGCAG GATGACAACAGAGAGCTGATCAGCCAGCAGAATGCCAATGCTGAACAAGTTCAGCAACCACCTGCAGATCTGTTTGACTTCAAGATCAAGTTTGCAGAGACCAAAGCATACGCCAAG GCCATTGAGATGGAGCTGAGGAAAATGGAAGTGGCCCAGTCAAACAGACAGGtgtccctcctcacctccttcatGCCAGACTCCTTTCTCCGCCATGGTGGAGATCATGACTGCATACTGGTCCTTCTTCTCATCCCCAGGCTCATCTGCAAG GGTGAGCTCCTCAGCAAACAAGCCCAGGAGAAGTTTGACTTGAATGGGAACGTGACGCAGGGGACGGGGCTCAGAGGGCCTCCTGGAGAACAGCGTAGCTTTGCCACGGGACTGGTTTACTCCCTCAGCCTGCTGCAGGCCACCCTGCACAAATATGAACA GGCTCTGAACACCTGCAGCGTAGAAGTTTTTAAGCGCATGGGGACACTTTACTCTGAAATGAATTTCCATGAGCGCTCCCTGGATTATTTCATCGACCTGCTGCATAAAGATCAGCTAGATGAGACCGTGCAGGTGGAACCTTTGACCAAGGCCATCAAGTACTATCAG caACTGTACAGCGTCCATCTGGCAGATCACACCGAGGACTGCACCGTGCAGCTGGCCGACCACATCAAG TTTACCCAGGGTGCCTTGGACTGTATGGGGGTGGAGGTCGCTCGTCTGCGGGCGTTCCTGACTGCAGGTCAGGAGAGCTCCGGCCTTGCTGTGCTTCTGAAGGACCTGGACACGTCCTGCTCTGATATCCGACAGTTCTGTAAGAAGATCCGCCGTCGCATGCCTGGAACAGATGTGGTCGGAGTACCCGCAGCTCTCAATTTTGGACCACAG GTGTCAGAGTCGCTGACAGAGTGCAGGCGCCAGCTGACTCGCGTTGTGGCCGTGCTGCAGGAGTTGGCTGCAGCGGGGTCTCAGATGGTTGCTCCGCTGGCAGAGCAGGAGGGTCTCAACGCTCTCAGACTGGAGGATATTGCCTGCAAGGCTGTGGAGCAG GTATATGGCTCCCATGGCCTGAGTGGCCCAGAGTGTCTGCGTCAGTCCTGCTGCTCCGTCGTTGCTACCATGAACAAGATGGCTACGGCCATGCAGGAAGGAGAATATGATGCTGACAAACCTCAGGGCATG tctcctcctgtGGAGATGAGAGCAGCCACCGTCAGGGCTGAGATCACCGATGCTGAGGGTCTCGGAGTTAAACtagaagacagagagacggcCATCAAGGAGCTGAAGAAGTCTCTCAAGATCAAG GGTGAGGAGCTGAGCGAGGCCAACATCCGCCTGAGCCTGCTGGAGAAGAAGCTGGACACCTCCACCAAAGACGCAGATGAACGGGTGGAGAAGATTCAGACCAAACTCAACGAGAATCTCGCcctgctgaagaagaaagaaaa GGAGTTTGAGGAGACAATGGACGCCCTGCAGGCTGATATCGACCagctggaggcagagaaggCAGAGCTGAAACAACGCATCAATAACCAATCAAAGATGACCATCGAAGGACTGAGAGGCCCACCTGCCTCTGGGATTGCCTCCATTGTTCAAGGATCCACAGGAG GTCTGGCTCCATCCATGGCAGGGCCACTGGAGGTGGTGGACTCCCCTCTCCTCAGGCAGCAGGTTGAGGCTCAGAGACTGGGCATCAAACACCTCAAGAATGAGAACAACAGACTCAAG GCGGAGAAGATTAGAGCCCAGCTGGCCTCCCTGCCTCCACTCTGCCCTCCCAAACTGCCACAAGTGTCCAAAGAAAGCTCCATGCCTCCGGTGGGACTGAACACTGGCATCTATCGCAGGACTGACCAACTGCTGGCAACGCTGCTCAAGCTGAGTGCAGAGTTTAAAGTGGTAGACATCACCGGGAAGACAGCag TTAGTGCCAGTTCCCAGCTGCTGGAGCAGACGGCTCGACTGCAGAACCTCAGTGATGCCCTGGACAAACTCAAG GGAGAAGTAACTGAACATGTAGTCACACACCAGCGTGGAGCAAAGGCGTCCTCTGACTTCGCCACTTTCCCGGTGTCGTCCTTTGTCAAG GCCAAGGAAGAGAAGCAGGGAAGAACTGTGCTCGTGGGTCGTGTTTCCTTCCCATGCACCCGCGGACAGGAACAGGTTCACCGCCTCGTCctatcacagcagcagctgcagcaggtgcaCTGCCTCCTCATGGCATAA
- the LOC118301254 gene encoding dynactin subunit 1 isoform X9 — MALNRRHSYTPRLTSALISKMSSGGMVESSKPPKIGSTVEVTGKGQRGTVAYIGATLFASGKWVGVILDEPKGKNDGTVQGKRYFTCEENHGIFVRQSQIQVVEEGSSATSPDTPESGTAKMLKLKDIAETPKTSKQTPMNVKKASRESLSSSLSGDVSEVGLSSHQGALGAPVVPQPSGSPAPAAAPVPATPSKVEPAISKQEEDSLRAQVKDLEEKLETLKMKRTEDKAKLKELEKHKIQLEQLQEWKIKMQEQQTDLQKQLKEVKKEAREAQEAKDRYMEEMADTADAIEMATLDKEMAEERAESLQVEVDTLKEKVEELSMDLEILRHEISEKGSDGAASSYHVKQLEEQNGRLKEALVRMRDLSSSEKQEHVKLQKQMEKKNTELETLRTQKEKLQEEVTQAEATVDELKEQVDAALGSEEMVETLTERNLDLEEKVRELRETVTDLESINEMNDELQENGRETEMELREQLDLSGAKVREAEKKVEAAQETVADYQHTISKYRELTTRLQDDNRELISQQNANAEQVQQPPADLFDFKIKFAETKAYAKAIEMELRKMEVAQSNRQVSLLTSFMPDSFLRHGGDHDCILVLLLIPRLICKGELLSKQAQEKFDLNGNVTQGTGLRGPPGEQRSFATGLVYSLSLLQATLHKYEQALNTCSVEVFKRMGTLYSEMNFHERSLDYFIDLLHKDQLDETVQVEPLTKAIKYYQQLYSVHLADHTEDCTVQLADHIKFTQGALDCMGVEVARLRAFLTAGQESSGLAVLLKDLDTSCSDIRQFCKKIRRRMPGTDVVGVPAALNFGPQVSESLTECRRQLTRVVAVLQELAAAGSQMVAPLAEQEGLNALRLEDIACKAVEQVYGSHGLSGPECLRQSCCSVVATMNKMATAMQEGEYDADKPQGMSPPVEMRAATVRAEITDAEGLGVKLEDRETAIKELKKSLKIKGEELSEANIRLSLLEKKLDTSTKDADERVEKIQTKLNENLALLKKKEKEFEETMDALQADIDQLEAEKAELKQRINNQSKMTIEGLRGPPASGIASIVQGSTGVGLAPSMAGPLEVVDSPLLRQQVEAQRLGIKHLKNENNRLKAEKIRAQLASLPPLCPPKLPQVSKESSMPPVGLNTGIYRRTDQLLATLLKLSAEFKVVDITGKTAVSASSQLLEQTARLQNLSDALDKLKGEVTEHVVTHQRGAKASSDFATFPVSSFVKAKEEKQGRTVLVGRVSFPCTRGQEQVHRLVLSQQQLQQVHCLLMA; from the exons ATGGCTTTGAACAGGCGACATTCTTATACCCCCAGG CTGACCAGCGCACTGATCAGCAAAATGAGCAGCGGAGGAATGGTGGAGAGTAGCAAGCCTCCAAAG ATTGGCTCTACAGTAGAGGTGACAGGGAAGGGTCAGCGTGGCACTGTTGCCTACATCGGCGCCACCCTCTTTGCCTCTGGGAAATGGGTGGGTGTCATACTAGATGAACCTAAAGGCAAGAATGATGGCACCGTGCAGGGGAAACGCTACTTCACCTGTGAGGAAAATCATGGGATATTTGTCAGACAGTCACAG ATTCAGGTGGTGGAAGAGGGCTCCAGTGCCACCTCACCAGATACTCCTGAGAGTGGCACTGCCAAGATGCTTAAACTAAAAG ACATTGCTGAGACTCCGAAAACATCCAAACAG ACACCAATGAATGTTAAGAAG GCATCTCGTGAGAGCCTTTCGTCCTCTCTGTCTGGTGATGTCAGTGAGGTCGGTCTGTCCTCCCACCAGGGTGCACTGGGAGCTCCTGTCGTGCCTCAGCCCAGCGGGTCACCTGCGCCAGCCGCAGCCCCAGTCCCGGCTACTCCGAGCAAG GTGGAACCTGCTATTTCCAAACAG GAAGAGGATTCACTGCGAGCTCAGGTCAAagacctggaggagaagctggagacactgaagatgaagaggacagaggacaagGCCAAACTGAAGGAgctggaaaaacacaagatCCAGCTGGAGCAGCTTCAGGAATGGAAGATCAAAATGCAGGAGCAGCAGACTGATCTGCAGAAACAACTTAAAGAAGTCAAGAAG GAAGCCCGTGAGGCACAGGAGGCCAAGGACCGCTACATGGAAGAGATGGCAGACACGGCGGATGCCATCGAGATGGCAACACTGGACAAAGAGATGGCCGAGGAGCGAGCAGAGTCGCTGCAAGTGGAGGTGGACACACTGAAGGAGAAAGTCGAGGAGCTCTCCATGGACCTGGAGATCCTTAGACATGAGATATCAGAGAAAG gcTCAGATGGAGCTGCCTCAAGTTACCATGTGaaacagctggaggagcaaAATGGCAGACTGAAGGAGGCGCTGGTCAG GATGCGTGACCTGTCTTCTTCAGAGAAGCAGGAGCATGTGAAGCTGCAGAagcagatggagaagaagaacactGAGCTGGAGACTCTGAGGACTCAGAAGGAAAAACTGCAGGAAGAAGTCACGCAGGCAGAGGCCACTGTCGATGAACTGAAAGAGCAG GTGGATGCTGCTCTGGGGTCAGAGGAGATGGTTGAGACTCTAACAGAGAGGAACCTTGACTTGGAGGAGAAAGTCCGAGAGCTGAGAGAAACAGTCACTGATTTG GAGTCGATCAACGAGATGAACGACGAGCTCCAGGAGAATGGCAGGGAGACTGAAATGGAGCTGAGAGAGCAGCTGGACCTGAGTGGCGCAAAGgtcagagaggctgaaaaaaagGTGGAGGCTGCCCAGGAGACTGTCGCTGATTACCAGCACACCATCAGCAAATACAGGGAGCTCACTACGAGGCTGCAG GATGACAACAGAGAGCTGATCAGCCAGCAGAATGCCAATGCTGAACAAGTTCAGCAACCACCTGCAGATCTGTTTGACTTCAAGATCAAGTTTGCAGAGACCAAAGCATACGCCAAG GCCATTGAGATGGAGCTGAGGAAAATGGAAGTGGCCCAGTCAAACAGACAGGtgtccctcctcacctccttcatGCCAGACTCCTTTCTCCGCCATGGTGGAGATCATGACTGCATACTGGTCCTTCTTCTCATCCCCAGGCTCATCTGCAAG GGTGAGCTCCTCAGCAAACAAGCCCAGGAGAAGTTTGACTTGAATGGGAACGTGACGCAGGGGACGGGGCTCAGAGGGCCTCCTGGAGAACAGCGTAGCTTTGCCACGGGACTGGTTTACTCCCTCAGCCTGCTGCAGGCCACCCTGCACAAATATGAACA GGCTCTGAACACCTGCAGCGTAGAAGTTTTTAAGCGCATGGGGACACTTTACTCTGAAATGAATTTCCATGAGCGCTCCCTGGATTATTTCATCGACCTGCTGCATAAAGATCAGCTAGATGAGACCGTGCAGGTGGAACCTTTGACCAAGGCCATCAAGTACTATCAG caACTGTACAGCGTCCATCTGGCAGATCACACCGAGGACTGCACCGTGCAGCTGGCCGACCACATCAAG TTTACCCAGGGTGCCTTGGACTGTATGGGGGTGGAGGTCGCTCGTCTGCGGGCGTTCCTGACTGCAGGTCAGGAGAGCTCCGGCCTTGCTGTGCTTCTGAAGGACCTGGACACGTCCTGCTCTGATATCCGACAGTTCTGTAAGAAGATCCGCCGTCGCATGCCTGGAACAGATGTGGTCGGAGTACCCGCAGCTCTCAATTTTGGACCACAG GTGTCAGAGTCGCTGACAGAGTGCAGGCGCCAGCTGACTCGCGTTGTGGCCGTGCTGCAGGAGTTGGCTGCAGCGGGGTCTCAGATGGTTGCTCCGCTGGCAGAGCAGGAGGGTCTCAACGCTCTCAGACTGGAGGATATTGCCTGCAAGGCTGTGGAGCAG GTATATGGCTCCCATGGCCTGAGTGGCCCAGAGTGTCTGCGTCAGTCCTGCTGCTCCGTCGTTGCTACCATGAACAAGATGGCTACGGCCATGCAGGAAGGAGAATATGATGCTGACAAACCTCAGGGCATG tctcctcctgtGGAGATGAGAGCAGCCACCGTCAGGGCTGAGATCACCGATGCTGAGGGTCTCGGAGTTAAACtagaagacagagagacggcCATCAAGGAGCTGAAGAAGTCTCTCAAGATCAAG GGTGAGGAGCTGAGCGAGGCCAACATCCGCCTGAGCCTGCTGGAGAAGAAGCTGGACACCTCCACCAAAGACGCAGATGAACGGGTGGAGAAGATTCAGACCAAACTCAACGAGAATCTCGCcctgctgaagaagaaagaaaa GGAGTTTGAGGAGACAATGGACGCCCTGCAGGCTGATATCGACCagctggaggcagagaaggCAGAGCTGAAACAACGCATCAATAACCAATCAAAGATGACCATCGAAGGACTGAGAGGCCCACCTGCCTCTGGGATTGCCTCCATTGTTCAAGGATCCACAGGAG TAGGTCTGGCTCCATCCATGGCAGGGCCACTGGAGGTGGTGGACTCCCCTCTCCTCAGGCAGCAGGTTGAGGCTCAGAGACTGGGCATCAAACACCTCAAGAATGAGAACAACAGACTCAAG GCGGAGAAGATTAGAGCCCAGCTGGCCTCCCTGCCTCCACTCTGCCCTCCCAAACTGCCACAAGTGTCCAAAGAAAGCTCCATGCCTCCGGTGGGACTGAACACTGGCATCTATCGCAGGACTGACCAACTGCTGGCAACGCTGCTCAAGCTGAGTGCAGAGTTTAAAGTGGTAGACATCACCGGGAAGACAGCag TTAGTGCCAGTTCCCAGCTGCTGGAGCAGACGGCTCGACTGCAGAACCTCAGTGATGCCCTGGACAAACTCAAG GGAGAAGTAACTGAACATGTAGTCACACACCAGCGTGGAGCAAAGGCGTCCTCTGACTTCGCCACTTTCCCGGTGTCGTCCTTTGTCAAG GCCAAGGAAGAGAAGCAGGGAAGAACTGTGCTCGTGGGTCGTGTTTCCTTCCCATGCACCCGCGGACAGGAACAGGTTCACCGCCTCGTCctatcacagcagcagctgcagcaggtgcaCTGCCTCCTCATGGCATAA